One Drosophila subobscura isolate 14011-0131.10 chromosome U, UCBerk_Dsub_1.0, whole genome shotgun sequence DNA window includes the following coding sequences:
- the LOC117901551 gene encoding mitochondrial pyruvate carrier 2, with translation MSKGTGPLSKLYNVVILSVDKFVPKSAQPLWQSPAGPRTVFFWAPLFKWGLVAAGLGDTLSRPAQNISLNQCGSLAVTGLIWSRYSVVIIPKNYSLLAVNMAVFFIQSFLVVKHLRWRNEKTKNTVYKHPHYPIWSGEDW, from the exons ATGTCCAAGGGCACGGGACCTTTGTCTAAATTATATAATGTTGTCATTCTCAGCGTAGACAAGTTTGTGCCCAAAAGTGCTCAGCCGTTGTGGCAGTCACCAGCGG GACCGCGCACCGTCTTCTTTTGGGCTCCGCTCTTTAAGTGG GGCCTAGTAGCGGCTGGTTTAGGCGACACATTGAGTCGCCCTGCTCAGAATATTTCGCTGAATCAATGCGGCTCCCTGGCGGTAACTGGCTTGATCTGGTCCCGCTACTCGGTGGTTATTATACCCAAGAACTACAGCCTCCTGGCCGTCAATATGGCTGTCTTCTTCATCCAATCGTTTTTGGTGGTAAAACATCTGCGATGGCGCAATGAGAAGACCAAGAATACGGTTTACAAGCATCCGCACTATCCCATCTGGTCGGGTGAAGATTGGTGA